A single genomic interval of Flavihumibacter rivuli harbors:
- a CDS encoding alpha/beta hydrolase: protein MQLGQDFHYQTLQLKDDYEGAVTATLIAAKANRGSRRSILYVHGFIDYFFHPHLAEAFLNSDIDFYALELRKYGHSLLSHQHPNYCRDMKEYFEELDLAIQTIRTQGKASSILLLGHSTGGLLTSYYMNKGRERDSIEALILNSPFLAFNEPFLARQMIPLVAGLISSISPFAKKDNALSPVYAQSVHKDHYGEWDFNLEWKPIEGFPAYFAWARAVAKSQSFLQKHSAIGQPILLMHSSNSFKPKTFTPETLKADTVLNKDDIARIGKKLGNNVDTIEIKDGMHDLFLSPAPVRTAAIEKMIDWINRFPITGKQDA from the coding sequence ATGCAACTCGGTCAAGACTTCCACTATCAAACACTTCAACTGAAAGACGATTATGAAGGCGCCGTTACGGCAACATTGATCGCTGCAAAAGCAAACAGGGGTAGCCGAAGGTCCATACTGTATGTACATGGGTTTATCGACTATTTTTTCCATCCCCATCTGGCAGAAGCATTCCTTAACAGTGACATAGACTTTTATGCACTTGAGCTGCGGAAATACGGCCATTCCCTCCTCTCCCACCAACACCCCAACTATTGCAGGGATATGAAGGAATATTTTGAAGAACTGGACCTCGCCATCCAAACTATAAGAACTCAAGGTAAGGCAAGCAGCATATTACTTTTAGGCCATAGCACGGGGGGCTTGCTTACCAGTTATTACATGAACAAGGGGAGGGAACGCGATTCCATAGAAGCTTTGATCCTCAATTCCCCCTTCCTGGCATTCAATGAACCATTCCTCGCCAGACAGATGATCCCCCTGGTCGCAGGACTCATATCTTCTATCTCCCCTTTCGCGAAAAAAGACAATGCACTCTCACCTGTTTATGCCCAGTCTGTTCATAAGGATCATTATGGCGAATGGGATTTCAACCTGGAATGGAAACCTATAGAAGGTTTCCCTGCCTATTTTGCATGGGCAAGGGCCGTAGCCAAGTCCCAGTCCTTTTTACAAAAACATTCGGCAATCGGTCAACCCATCCTGCTGATGCATTCCAGCAACTCCTTTAAACCCAAAACCTTCACCCCGGAGACATTAAAAGCGGACACAGTCCTGAACAAGGACGACATAGCCAGGATAGGCAAGAAATTGGGCAATAATGTTGACACAATTGAAATAAAGGACGGCATGCATGACCTCTTTCTTTCACCGGCACCAGTCCGGACGGCAGCCATAGAAAAAATGATAGACTGGATCAATAGATTTCCCATCACCGGCAAGCAGGATGCTTAG
- a CDS encoding M28 family peptidase produces the protein MKRIILVAVAAATCLVSQAQTETEKVRSTVSKANIEGHVYFLASDELRGRETGKPEIDIAAAYLANTLRRYSVKPVPGLGGGYYQEVPFVKTSAATRRSFSLEQFSTDKIVTVEAANINYDGPVVFLNYGTEADFKAADVKGKLVLTKAGMEGKTDPNAAIMAGVEKRKLASQYGAVGLVEWYTASENLWSQLAHYFNEDKLALKNESQQSSLFPHCWVLDADGNQAKASEGQKALKGSMQVEGVNVSTLYSRNVIGMVEGTDPVLKNEFVIYSAHYDHVGVGKPNADGDSIYNGARDNAIGSVTVLSAAENIARYPTKRSALFIFFTAEEKGLLGSKWYVEHPVLPLKQMVYCFNSDNASYNDTTKISVVGLGRTTAKDHIHSAAKEFGLQAIDDPAPEQGLFDRSDNVHFARKGVPAPTFSLGFTSFNEEVLKYYHQVTDNPDNLNYDYLTKFFRAYVLACRKIANDPKTPVWIKGDKYEPAAQKLYGK, from the coding sequence ATGAAAAGAATAATCCTAGTGGCAGTAGCCGCTGCTACCTGTCTTGTCAGTCAAGCCCAGACTGAAACTGAAAAGGTCAGGTCAACTGTTTCAAAAGCTAATATTGAAGGGCATGTGTATTTCCTGGCGTCTGATGAGTTAAGGGGGCGTGAAACCGGAAAGCCCGAAATTGATATTGCGGCTGCCTACCTGGCCAATACACTTCGTCGTTATAGTGTAAAGCCTGTTCCCGGATTGGGAGGTGGTTATTACCAGGAAGTGCCGTTTGTGAAGACCAGTGCGGCTACGCGGAGATCCTTTTCCCTTGAGCAGTTTAGTACTGATAAGATCGTCACTGTGGAGGCGGCCAATATCAACTATGATGGTCCTGTAGTTTTCCTTAACTATGGGACAGAGGCAGATTTTAAAGCAGCCGATGTTAAGGGAAAACTGGTATTGACAAAGGCCGGGATGGAAGGCAAGACCGATCCAAATGCTGCTATCATGGCGGGAGTTGAAAAGCGTAAACTGGCCAGTCAATATGGTGCGGTTGGTTTGGTGGAATGGTATACCGCATCCGAGAATTTGTGGTCGCAGTTGGCTCACTATTTCAACGAAGACAAACTAGCACTTAAGAATGAATCACAACAGTCCAGCCTGTTCCCGCATTGTTGGGTGCTGGATGCTGATGGTAATCAAGCCAAAGCCAGTGAAGGCCAGAAAGCACTTAAGGGTAGCATGCAGGTGGAAGGGGTGAATGTTTCTACCCTGTATTCCAGGAATGTTATTGGCATGGTTGAAGGAACTGACCCGGTACTGAAGAATGAATTTGTCATCTATTCTGCGCATTATGACCATGTTGGGGTAGGAAAGCCCAATGCTGATGGCGATTCTATTTACAATGGAGCCAGGGATAATGCCATAGGTTCGGTAACCGTTCTTAGCGCTGCGGAGAATATTGCCAGGTATCCAACCAAGCGATCAGCGTTGTTCATTTTCTTTACTGCTGAGGAAAAAGGCCTGTTGGGTAGCAAGTGGTATGTTGAGCATCCTGTCCTGCCTTTGAAGCAAATGGTGTATTGCTTCAATAGTGATAATGCATCCTATAATGATACAACCAAGATAAGTGTTGTTGGACTCGGCAGGACAACAGCAAAGGATCATATCCATTCAGCGGCAAAAGAGTTTGGCCTGCAGGCGATCGATGACCCGGCACCTGAGCAAGGCTTATTCGATCGTTCTGACAACGTGCATTTTGCCAGGAAAGGGGTGCCGGCCCCGACCTTCTCCCTGGGCTTTACTTCCTTTAATGAAGAAGTGCTGAAGTATTACCACCAGGTTACGGACAATCCTGATAACCTGAATTATGACTACCTGACCAAATTTTTCAGGGCTTACGTACTGGCCTGCCGAAAGATCGCCAATGATCCCAAGACCCCTGTCTGGATCAAAGGGGATAAATATGAGCCTGCTGCCCAGAAGCTTTATGGAAAGTAA
- a CDS encoding B12-binding domain-containing radical SAM protein has translation MSVSVFLITPPFTQLNTPYPATAYLKGFLNTKGISAFQADFGIEVTIRIFCKKGLTELFNTIGPGHADHSENARRMITLRDNYIQTIDDVIGFLQGRNPTLAHLISKRDFLPEASRFEQLDDLVWAFGNMGTQDKAKHLATMYLEDLSDLIKECVDEHFGFSRYAEKLGRSANSFDELYESLQQEYTYIDTILISLLRERMESVQPRLVALSVPFPGNLYTSLRCGQWIKKNYPEVKVAMGGGFANTELRSLSDPRVFEFYDFITLDDGEAPLENLVAHVEGRLAESELKRTFLLKDGEVRYINNQACADYKQGQVGTPDYSDFLLDQYINAIEIINPMHSLWSDGRWNKLTMAHGCYWGKCTFCDISLDYIRLYEPVTASLICDRMEELIAQTGQNGFHFVDEAAPPALMRALALEILRRKLVVSWWTNIRFEKSFTRDLCLLLKASGCIGVSGGLEVASDRLLALIKKGITVAQVAKVNRNFTEAGIMVHAYLMYGFPTQTAQETIDSLEMVRQMFEAGILQSAFWHQFTMTAHSPVGLEPEKFKVKRVSELAGSFANNDLEHIDPTGAVHESFGYGLKKSLLNYMHGACLDFPLQKWFDFKVPKTSIAPDHIRKALEEEEYSGINPNSKIVFIGNLPDLQMVTKSKKGQQWEMAEISFQNKRGTHTIRLQEEEGKWLTKVLPSLSVDRPKQWTLQEVKADYEASGLDDFELFWDNKPMNTLFKAGLLRL, from the coding sequence TTGAGCGTATCTGTTTTCCTGATCACTCCCCCTTTCACCCAGTTGAATACCCCTTATCCGGCAACAGCCTACCTCAAGGGTTTTCTCAACACGAAGGGCATCAGCGCGTTCCAGGCCGATTTTGGCATTGAAGTGACCATTAGGATCTTTTGCAAAAAAGGCCTCACTGAGTTGTTCAATACGATTGGGCCTGGCCATGCCGACCATTCAGAAAATGCCCGTCGGATGATCACACTCAGGGATAACTATATCCAAACCATAGATGATGTGATCGGGTTCCTGCAGGGCAGGAATCCAACACTGGCGCACCTGATCAGTAAAAGGGATTTCCTTCCAGAAGCAAGCAGGTTTGAACAACTGGATGACCTGGTTTGGGCATTTGGCAATATGGGGACCCAGGATAAAGCCAAGCACCTGGCAACCATGTACCTGGAAGACCTTTCCGACCTCATTAAGGAATGCGTGGACGAACACTTTGGCTTTAGCAGATATGCAGAGAAACTGGGCAGGTCAGCCAATAGTTTTGATGAATTGTATGAGAGCCTGCAACAGGAATACACCTATATAGACACTATCCTGATCAGTTTGCTCAGGGAGCGAATGGAAAGCGTTCAACCCCGGCTGGTGGCCCTTTCCGTTCCCTTCCCGGGAAACCTTTACACTTCCCTCCGCTGCGGGCAATGGATAAAAAAGAACTATCCTGAAGTTAAAGTGGCCATGGGCGGGGGATTTGCCAATACGGAACTCAGGTCATTATCTGATCCAAGGGTGTTTGAGTTTTATGATTTCATCACCCTTGATGATGGAGAAGCTCCATTGGAAAACCTGGTTGCCCATGTTGAAGGACGCCTGGCCGAATCTGAACTGAAGCGAACCTTCCTCCTGAAAGATGGAGAGGTGAGGTATATCAATAACCAGGCATGTGCCGATTATAAACAGGGACAGGTCGGCACTCCGGACTATAGCGACTTCCTGCTTGACCAATATATAAATGCTATCGAGATTATCAATCCTATGCACAGCCTTTGGAGCGACGGCAGGTGGAACAAACTGACCATGGCGCATGGTTGCTACTGGGGCAAGTGTACATTCTGCGATATCTCCCTCGACTATATTCGGTTGTACGAACCAGTTACTGCTTCCCTGATCTGCGACAGGATGGAAGAACTGATCGCCCAGACCGGGCAGAATGGTTTCCATTTCGTAGATGAAGCCGCACCACCTGCACTGATGAGGGCATTGGCATTGGAGATACTCCGACGGAAACTGGTGGTCAGTTGGTGGACCAATATCAGGTTCGAAAAAAGTTTCACCAGGGATCTTTGCCTGTTACTGAAAGCATCCGGTTGTATCGGTGTATCAGGTGGACTGGAAGTTGCCTCCGACAGGCTGCTGGCCCTGATCAAAAAAGGTATAACTGTTGCCCAGGTCGCTAAAGTCAACCGCAACTTTACCGAAGCAGGCATTATGGTTCACGCTTACCTTATGTACGGGTTCCCTACCCAAACAGCACAGGAGACCATCGACTCACTGGAAATGGTGCGTCAAATGTTTGAAGCCGGCATCTTGCAATCCGCATTCTGGCACCAGTTTACCATGACGGCGCATAGCCCTGTTGGCCTTGAACCGGAAAAGTTCAAGGTAAAAAGGGTTTCGGAACTGGCAGGAAGCTTTGCCAATAATGACCTAGAACACATTGACCCTACTGGTGCAGTGCATGAATCATTCGGTTATGGATTGAAGAAGTCCTTACTGAATTACATGCATGGCGCCTGCCTTGACTTCCCATTACAGAAATGGTTCGATTTCAAGGTTCCCAAAACCAGCATAGCGCCTGACCATATCAGGAAAGCCCTGGAGGAAGAAGAATATTCTGGCATCAACCCTAACTCAAAGATCGTTTTCATCGGTAACTTACCGGACCTCCAAATGGTCACGAAATCCAAGAAGGGTCAGCAGTGGGAGATGGCCGAGATCAGCTTCCAGAATAAAAGGGGCACACATACCATTCGCTTACAAGAAGAAGAAGGAAAATGGTTGACGAAGGTCTTACCGTCACTTTCTGTGGACAGGCCAAAGCAATGGACATTGCAGGAAGTAAAAGCGGATTATGAAGCAAGTGGACTCGATGACTTTGAATTATTCTGGGACAACAAGCCCATGAATACTTTATTTAAGGCAGGTTTGTTGCGATTGTAA
- a CDS encoding META domain-containing protein codes for MKLLSSLITSIAVLAFYSACKPPENTGTNKPAGDNSQTSLDWDGVYTGVLPCADCEGLETVVMLNKDNTYSIQRRYKGKSTDIVSKTGKFSWNKEGGKVILEGENPGTFQVGENALIQLDMDGNKITGELASKYVLSKVQPGITEKYWKLVEINGKPVVKNEQMRREPFIILKAEGNKVNGNGGCNNIMGTYEIKEGNRISFGKMASTMMACPDMTIEDAFKKVLESADNFSLNGDKMSLNKARMAPLARFEAVYLY; via the coding sequence ATGAAATTGCTTTCATCGCTCATTACCAGCATTGCTGTATTGGCCTTCTATTCCGCTTGTAAGCCTCCCGAAAACACCGGAACTAACAAACCGGCAGGCGATAATAGCCAGACATCTCTTGATTGGGATGGTGTTTATACAGGTGTTTTGCCTTGCGCCGATTGTGAGGGCCTGGAGACCGTGGTCATGTTGAATAAGGACAATACCTATTCCATTCAGCGCCGTTACAAGGGCAAATCAACAGATATTGTTTCAAAAACCGGGAAATTCAGCTGGAATAAGGAGGGCGGTAAAGTGATATTGGAAGGGGAGAACCCCGGTACTTTCCAGGTGGGGGAGAATGCACTTATCCAGCTGGATATGGATGGAAACAAGATCACCGGTGAGCTGGCCAGTAAATATGTTTTATCAAAGGTTCAACCCGGCATAACAGAAAAGTACTGGAAGCTGGTGGAAATAAACGGCAAGCCTGTTGTCAAAAATGAGCAGATGCGCCGGGAACCTTTTATCATCCTGAAAGCAGAAGGTAATAAGGTAAATGGCAACGGGGGATGCAACAATATCATGGGGACATATGAAATAAAAGAAGGCAATCGCATCAGTTTTGGTAAGATGGCCAGTACCATGATGGCCTGTCCCGATATGACCATTGAAGATGCATTCAAAAAAGTCCTGGAATCGGCAGATAATTTTAGCCTCAATGGCGATAAGATGAGCCTGAATAAGGCGCGTATGGCGCCGTTGGCCCGGTTTGAAGCGGTCTATTTGTATTGA
- a CDS encoding SulP family inorganic anion transporter encodes MMIISKRKAKYHLLSFLKFDLKASITVFFVALPLCLGVALASNAPVYSGLISGVIGGLVVTFFSRSPLSVSGPAAGLTAICATAIASMGSLEHFFLSVAVAGLIQVGLGLFRLGGFTHFIPSAVIKGMLAAIGVILISKQFPLFLGYDKPDFWRNEFFNILTLSHGFQSLESLTNSVSAGVILIGLLSLLLISTWNKYVGPQLPFLPSSFVVVLFGALVALFFNRWVQRLSLSPEQYISIPADVFSQVRIPSMSLLFSNPGIWRNAIVIGLVASLETLLSIEAIDKLDPYNRITPQNRELVAQGVGNCISGMLGGLPITAVIVRSSANAEAGARTRASAMTHGIWLLLAIIVAIPLLNFIPYAVLAVILMRTGFNLVKPSMVKGVYRQGREQFLPFLVTVIAILFTDLLIGVLIGIGFAIYFIIKHTYRAGFTIKETMQEGRPHYEIVLALNVSFLNKKRIMEMLDRLPPHAVVEINGTKSVYIDHDILEVFQEFRSKAIAKNIELTLLDIPEVETIELH; translated from the coding sequence ATGATGATTATTTCGAAGCGAAAAGCAAAGTACCATTTGCTTTCCTTCCTTAAGTTTGACCTTAAGGCAAGCATAACAGTATTCTTTGTAGCCCTGCCCCTATGCCTGGGGGTCGCCCTTGCATCCAATGCTCCCGTTTATTCCGGCTTGATCTCTGGCGTTATCGGAGGATTGGTGGTAACCTTTTTTAGTCGTTCCCCTTTGAGTGTGAGTGGGCCAGCAGCCGGACTTACCGCTATTTGCGCCACCGCTATTGCCAGCATGGGGTCGCTTGAGCATTTTTTTCTTTCAGTAGCAGTCGCCGGCTTAATCCAGGTGGGGTTAGGGTTATTCAGGCTAGGTGGATTCACACATTTCATTCCATCGGCTGTGATCAAGGGGATGCTTGCAGCCATTGGGGTAATCCTGATCTCCAAGCAATTTCCATTGTTCCTTGGTTATGATAAACCCGATTTCTGGCGGAACGAGTTCTTCAATATCCTTACGTTGAGCCATGGGTTCCAGTCGTTAGAAAGCCTTACCAATAGTGTTTCTGCAGGGGTGATCCTGATCGGTTTGTTGTCGCTTTTGCTTATTAGTACCTGGAATAAATATGTTGGTCCGCAACTCCCTTTTCTTCCTTCATCCTTCGTTGTGGTCTTGTTTGGCGCGTTGGTAGCCTTATTCTTTAACAGGTGGGTGCAACGCTTATCCCTTTCGCCGGAACAGTACATTAGTATTCCAGCCGATGTATTCTCTCAAGTCCGTATTCCTTCCATGTCGCTGTTGTTCAGCAATCCCGGGATTTGGCGTAATGCGATCGTTATTGGGCTAGTGGCTAGTCTTGAAACCCTATTGAGTATTGAAGCCATTGATAAACTTGATCCGTATAATCGTATAACTCCACAGAACAGGGAATTGGTAGCCCAGGGGGTGGGAAATTGCATAAGTGGTATGTTGGGGGGATTGCCCATTACCGCGGTAATTGTTCGTAGCTCAGCAAATGCAGAAGCGGGCGCAAGGACGAGGGCTTCTGCTATGACCCATGGAATTTGGCTGTTGCTCGCCATAATAGTTGCGATACCCTTACTGAACTTTATACCCTATGCGGTTTTAGCAGTGATCCTCATGCGGACGGGCTTCAACCTGGTCAAACCTTCGATGGTTAAAGGGGTATACCGGCAGGGAAGGGAGCAATTCCTGCCTTTCCTGGTAACGGTGATTGCCATCCTATTCACTGACCTACTGATAGGGGTGTTGATCGGAATTGGTTTTGCTATCTATTTTATCATCAAGCATACCTACAGGGCAGGGTTCACAATAAAGGAAACTATGCAGGAGGGCAGGCCTCACTACGAAATAGTGCTGGCCCTTAACGTGAGTTTCCTGAACAAGAAGCGGATAATGGAAATGTTAGACCGGTTACCGCCCCATGCTGTGGTGGAGATCAATGGTACTAAAAGCGTTTATATTGACCATGATATCCTTGAGGTATTCCAGGAGTTTCGCTCAAAAGCGATTGCGAAGAATATAGAACTTACCCTGCTTGATATACCTGAGGTAGAAACCATTGAGTTGCACTGA
- a CDS encoding nuclear transport factor 2 family protein produces the protein MLLILITAVLSGYSQGTITSKYTPVDPELYAEITRADSLMFAAFNAHDLDGLMAYFDEGLEFFHDKGGLSDYRQTKEGFSALFRNNQHTGLRRDLVVGTMEVYPINNYGAVATSQHRFCHREGGKMDCGTFKNIMIWKKGNNGWKVTRVISYDH, from the coding sequence ATGTTGCTCATTTTAATAACGGCTGTCCTTAGTGGTTATTCGCAGGGGACAATAACATCTAAGTATACTCCGGTGGATCCTGAATTGTATGCAGAAATCACTCGGGCTGATAGCCTGATGTTTGCTGCATTCAATGCCCATGACCTGGATGGACTGATGGCATATTTTGATGAAGGCCTGGAGTTCTTTCATGATAAAGGCGGATTGTCTGATTATCGCCAGACAAAAGAGGGGTTTAGTGCCTTATTCAGGAATAACCAGCATACAGGATTGCGCCGGGACCTGGTTGTTGGAACGATGGAGGTTTATCCCATCAATAATTATGGGGCAGTTGCCACTTCCCAGCATCGGTTTTGCCATCGTGAAGGAGGTAAAATGGATTGCGGGACATTCAAGAATATCATGATCTGGAAGAAAGGCAATAATGGTTGGAAGGTAACAAGAGTGATCAGCTATGATCATTGA
- a CDS encoding DUF3857 domain-containing protein, whose product MKMKCLAFAVAITFALPIAAQQRIDKKELQLLKEASDRSPLLLSSDKDFEVGSVSSKWNEESAVILCQKTNFVFDKKGVSVGKRVGRNIFGLLFAIPSMGFTVVAANMYNETKVIVEESERRKILLKDKFALEQFSVLYFRLAVEGDAFAARVIKKNGTEVPVDLKDAVKVEDPRSVPDLFRSYSDKRISAGYRPNFFKVAIPDLEEGDIIDYEFRNINTQQYSQNPKYKEFNPVYYVCNKEVPVKKQIIEVAAEDDKYFIGYRSAKGAPEFKEVNANGKRLYRWEDGDRDRKPDVRYVNDLLEQPSIKFQVVYARKGNTDFVWFKDKPDMQKDMSSEEFGTKVRHYWFSNEELKTSDDMSINEDEVTAWVKYFYKKLKKNGVTNSSDDDYMVKAYYYIRARTMFENFSSFEFAKIFSGLLALKKIDHEIVVSASNFRTTIGQVAFRQELEWLVRCKNNYFVNPGEHTNPFEVPVYLAGNNAVKFNYSNPKGNATTEILPLGDSSLNALSVSIKATLDAATKVNLNVERGTEVKGVAKDEVIDDILSLTPFIETDYRNYDGLGLFEGMSASEEEKAREELEIQKKEWKEEKPKMMKAYTEQQYGVTIEKYNSFKVIQDGRNYKKRNLKYFEQFVLGDMTSNAGEDLVLALPLLVGGQSKIKSEEVQRSLPVDVGFPRTLQWNIIFVIPDGYTPAGLESLNKSVSNEYAAFASTAKIEGNNLVLEVRKVYKMKHVSVSQWPMLLEVLEAAHNFSQSKVVLRKK is encoded by the coding sequence ATGAAAATGAAATGCCTGGCCTTTGCAGTGGCCATAACCTTTGCTTTGCCAATTGCAGCGCAGCAACGAATTGACAAGAAGGAATTACAATTGTTAAAAGAAGCTTCCGATCGTTCCCCCTTGCTGCTCAGCAGCGATAAGGATTTCGAGGTTGGCTCCGTGTCATCCAAATGGAATGAAGAAAGTGCCGTAATACTTTGCCAGAAAACAAATTTTGTTTTTGATAAGAAGGGTGTAAGTGTCGGTAAGCGGGTTGGCCGAAATATCTTTGGGTTGTTATTTGCCATTCCTTCCATGGGGTTCACAGTAGTGGCTGCTAATATGTACAATGAAACAAAGGTCATTGTAGAAGAGTCTGAACGCCGGAAGATATTGCTCAAGGATAAGTTTGCATTAGAGCAGTTTTCTGTGTTGTATTTCCGACTGGCTGTTGAGGGTGATGCTTTTGCTGCAAGGGTTATCAAGAAAAATGGCACTGAGGTGCCGGTTGACCTGAAAGATGCTGTTAAGGTTGAAGACCCCCGTTCAGTGCCAGACCTTTTCAGGAGTTATTCTGACAAGAGGATCAGTGCCGGTTACCGACCTAATTTCTTCAAGGTGGCTATCCCTGATTTAGAGGAAGGCGATATTATTGATTATGAATTCAGGAATATCAATACCCAGCAATATTCCCAGAATCCCAAATACAAGGAGTTCAATCCTGTATACTATGTATGTAATAAAGAGGTGCCAGTAAAGAAACAAATCATTGAGGTTGCGGCAGAGGATGATAAGTATTTCATCGGGTACAGGAGTGCAAAAGGTGCCCCTGAATTCAAGGAGGTAAATGCAAATGGTAAGCGTTTATACCGATGGGAAGACGGTGATAGGGACAGGAAACCGGATGTAAGGTATGTGAATGATCTGCTTGAGCAGCCCTCCATTAAATTCCAGGTGGTTTACGCACGTAAGGGCAATACGGATTTTGTTTGGTTTAAGGATAAGCCTGATATGCAGAAAGACATGTCCAGCGAGGAGTTTGGGACCAAAGTGAGGCATTATTGGTTCTCTAATGAAGAGCTGAAAACAAGTGATGACATGTCCATTAATGAGGATGAGGTTACTGCATGGGTCAAGTACTTTTACAAGAAGTTAAAGAAGAACGGAGTGACCAATTCAAGTGATGATGATTACATGGTCAAGGCTTACTATTATATCAGGGCGCGTACCATGTTTGAAAACTTTTCAAGCTTTGAGTTTGCCAAGATATTCTCTGGTTTGCTGGCATTAAAGAAGATCGATCATGAGATCGTGGTGTCAGCTTCTAATTTCCGCACAACGATTGGGCAGGTTGCATTTCGACAGGAGTTGGAGTGGTTGGTGAGGTGTAAGAATAACTACTTTGTGAATCCTGGTGAGCATACCAACCCCTTCGAAGTTCCTGTTTACCTCGCAGGAAACAATGCGGTGAAGTTTAATTATTCAAATCCAAAGGGTAACGCAACCACGGAAATCTTACCTCTTGGAGATTCCAGCCTGAATGCCTTATCAGTTTCCATAAAGGCCACCCTTGATGCAGCTACTAAAGTTAACCTTAATGTGGAAAGGGGAACAGAAGTTAAGGGAGTTGCCAAGGATGAGGTTATAGATGATATTCTCTCCCTGACCCCTTTTATTGAAACCGATTACCGCAACTACGATGGTTTGGGCTTATTTGAGGGGATGTCTGCCTCTGAAGAGGAAAAAGCAAGGGAAGAGTTGGAGATCCAAAAAAAGGAATGGAAGGAGGAAAAGCCTAAAATGATGAAGGCGTATACTGAACAACAGTATGGGGTAACCATCGAGAAATACAATAGTTTTAAGGTTATCCAGGATGGAAGAAACTACAAGAAAAGAAACCTAAAGTATTTTGAGCAGTTTGTGTTGGGCGATATGACCTCTAATGCCGGTGAAGACCTTGTGCTGGCTTTACCATTGCTGGTAGGGGGGCAGTCAAAGATCAAATCTGAGGAAGTGCAAAGGTCCCTCCCCGTGGATGTTGGCTTCCCGCGAACTTTGCAATGGAATATCATTTTTGTGATCCCTGATGGGTACACGCCCGCAGGACTTGAAAGTTTGAACAAATCTGTTAGTAATGAATATGCGGCATTTGCCAGCACTGCCAAAATTGAAGGGAATAACCTGGTACTGGAAGTAAGGAAGGTGTATAAGATGAAACACGTTTCTGTTTCCCAGTGGCCTATGTTGCTGGAGGTGTTGGAGGCGGCACATAATTTCTCCCAATCTAAAGTGGTGCTCAGGAAAAAATAG
- a CDS encoding GNAT family N-acetyltransferase, with the protein MEFTLRPFNPGDVKSLVKYGNNEKIARNMADRFPHPYLEENAVAFINHVMNENPVCIFAIDINGEAVGGIGLHPQADIMRKNAELGYWLGEPFWGKGIVTRAVVQMVEYGFQNLPIDRIFARPFGVNKASQKVLEKAGFVLEGKFERTFYKNGIYHDELVYAIRKG; encoded by the coding sequence ATGGAGTTTACATTAAGACCCTTCAACCCGGGGGATGTGAAGAGCCTGGTGAAGTATGGCAATAATGAAAAGATCGCCCGGAATATGGCGGACAGGTTTCCGCATCCATATCTCGAGGAAAATGCAGTTGCATTTATCAATCATGTTATGAATGAGAACCCTGTTTGCATTTTCGCTATAGACATTAACGGTGAAGCAGTAGGAGGGATTGGTTTACATCCCCAAGCGGATATCATGCGGAAGAATGCGGAGCTGGGATATTGGTTGGGGGAACCGTTTTGGGGTAAGGGGATCGTTACCAGGGCTGTGGTGCAGATGGTGGAATATGGTTTCCAAAACCTTCCCATTGACCGGATCTTCGCCCGTCCCTTTGGGGTGAATAAGGCTTCCCAAAAGGTTTTGGAGAAGGCTGGTTTTGTACTCGAGGGAAAATTTGAACGGACCTTTTATAAGAATGGCATCTACCATGACGAGTTGGTATATGCGATAAGGAAGGGATGA